From a region of the Besnoitia besnoiti strain Bb-Ger1 chromosome I, whole genome shotgun sequence genome:
- a CDS encoding hypothetical protein (encoded by transcript BESB_000950) — MALSRESRTRPYGASPCGTCIVNSGAVYRSPSREAFIAHPGKGIKTKSGGSYGLLREELEVTKGRLFMKEDMCNQLIQENQQLLKSLQTLRREDEEHIHKIKCEAAEVVQKLLEEEKLLREATETMQSKLLASGESLKQKQAQLAATQQNLGKAEDQVTVLRRFTEALHDQLAALEEERNQLRMSYTDIKKALQTFARDIAASKFIINGDCDYEALVRTVSDGIRRLEVDVLSLDANLFKKGLLTEAPAELLLEPLNTRMVPFTKVEKAQRGQRLWQNKQEKEERKAVQQAAEIKMLKSELDDRNRRIVQLRLIISSRKVKDEDLRSLAEKYRELTERLANVEKERDDLRKWKNNHIFYQRRVAPAASVSRAPASSSSSSALVKALASRQGLSGSLSVASVARKRRELSARSSATPGASPRRLSLPRAGSAALVGEDRPALFASRRGTQTIEERDGEETLGLPPRGRRTGEKSSSARDKALSPPSPSLGTGRRLSPSVFRSSSFEGSNLSRGSSPSPPHALPRTVRPLQSTTPRSSRLALPETGASPRRAREMTRTQSPLRDMTPEMASVFLGGGTTGEEGARRPAEREGGTPKGKAVSEAPAGSSVADAVSAMFEGWRGEETADKKKPEDTKSPAQDRDGDLGVPASLRDRSRTRPTALSDRLPPALQGLLSPRTTTGGGRDKGREDRDLVEGAERRTADEWEDEQVVTVHQKGLSDFLEPVPVSLYPLAGSKATQRDSRRTSRRDEEREKARGRGGRSGACSRTSVASLSSSPSRKRFSFGSASPTRTMRSLLGTTRTVAGPATQVASSRSCVRDRGDTEEAAWSEASERGAGARERSSIGTREGIAAFFGVAGRREGEPRTAARRKEGRTSPEKSKLVLRPHLGPVQKPDIPRLRARGSKDTLRDEREEVAFPPALSLPSKERERSYADRSEPADSVSAKLWSASSLDSKTVELIAGRLPKAEPLASRIAERRIQRRRDSDVSRDRVSVSYSSAHSELLLESEGGRGSGSSATSRAPAAEAPAEDARRLLGVSEEQTKFSGAAGELHGHLIAKEQRVVVETHGELAQGSWAAAAGLRVVGVGVRGFASEERRAEEADDGIEVAEITDDNERAKPVRASHEGKGGSGRMPGASGGGEWDAEAQRGRFRSGDERVGAGIKEEGAKTPSFARASGSEEVVRALDVDEARALRQNMRHAPFNEQRWSGSVEQRRQEAASLAATSGRGGSAASEPRGDRAAAKAGAMQGETKAVSLTRGDSLSRPPAASASSSSFPTLARSKTLVPKARPKRMTTLSKDTKELASQKSGESLAAKFVLKIAHPDQTSGEKQGTVEEGERLDTGKGPQERDEEVQPSRPGVDKAGKAMESPKARAARETKDAETTAGNTAATGSPSVVQLRVIRASSSSLFAAPGGSGESARVTALGNIHEVEEE; from the exons ATGGCGCTGTCGCGTGAGTCGCGCACGCGTCCATacggcgcgtctccctgtGGGACGTGCATCGTCAACAGCGGCGCTGTCTAccgctctccttctcgtGAGGCGTTCATTGCTCACCCAGGCAAAGGGATCAAGACGAAGAGCGGAGGCAGCTATGGCCTGCTAAGAGAAGAGCTGGAAGTCACGAAGGGGAGGCTATTCATGAAGGAGGACATGTGCAACCAGCTTATCCAGGAAAACCAGCAGTTGCTCAAGAGCCTACAAACATTGAGgcgagaagatgaagagCACATACACAAAATCAAATG CGAAGCGGCCGAGGTGGTGCAGAAGCTCttggaggaggagaagctgCTGCGAGAGGCAACGGAGACCATGCAGAGCAAGCTCTTAGCGTCAGGGGAAAGCCTCAAGCAGAAACAGGCCCAACTGGCGGCAACCC AGCAAAATCTTGGAAAAGCGGAGGACCAAGTGACAGTGCTGAGGAGATTCACTGAGGCTCTGCACGATCAACTCGCGGCCCTGGAGGAGGAAAGAAACCAGCTGCGCATGAGCTACACGGACATCAAGAAAGCCCTGCAGACGTTCGCAAGAGATATCGCTGCTTCCAAG TTCATCATTAATGGAGACTGCGACTACGAGGCCCTCGTGCGCACAGTCAGCGACGGCATTCGACGCCTGGAG GTCGACGTTCTGTCGCTCGATGCCAATCTGTTCAAAAAGGGGCTGCTCACGGAGGCTCCGGCAGAGCTCTTACTTGAG CCTCTAAATACACGGATGGTCCCTTTCACGAAGgtggagaaggcgcagagaggccagCGTCTCTGGCAGAACAAACAGGAG AAAGAGGAGCGAAAAGCTGTGCAGCAAGCAGCGGAGATAAAAATGCTGAAGAGCGAGCTGGACGACAGGAATCGGCGGATCGTCCAGCTCAGGCTCATCATCAGCTCGAGAAA AGTCAAAGATGAAGACCTACGCAGTCTCGCCGAAAAGTACCGCGAGCTGACCGAACGCCTTGCAAACGTCGAGAAGGAACG CGACGATCTGCGGAAGTGGAAGAACAACCACATTTTCTACCAACGCCGCGTGGCCCCAgcggcctctgtctctcgcgcgccggcgtcgtcgtcatcgtctTCTGCGTTGGTCAAGGCGCTTGCGTCCCGACAAGGACTTTCTGGTAGCCTCTCGGTGGCGTCAGtggcgagaaagagacgcgAACTGAGCGCCAGAAGCTCTGCGACCCCCGGGGCGTCGCCGAGACGTCTCTCGTTGCCTCGGGCTGGGAGCGCGGCTCTCGTGGGCGAAGACCGTcccgcgctcttcgcctcccgccgcggaACCCAGACGATCGAGGAGCGCGATGGGGAGGAGACTCTCGGCCTGCCGCCGAGGGGGCGGCGAACAGGAGAGAAATCGAGTTCCGCCCGCGACAAGGCCCTGTCGCcaccgtcgccgtcgctggggACAGGCCGCCGACTCTCGCCCTCCGTTTTCCGTTCGTCCTCCTTCGAGGGGTCTAATCTATCGCGCGGATCGAGTCCTAGCCCTCCTCACGCTCTTCCGCGAACggtgcggccgctgcagtcCACGACACCGCGGTCGTCTCGACTCGCGCTGCCCGAGACgggggcgtctccgcgcagggcgcgagaGATGACGCGGACACAGAGCCCGCTGAGAGACATGACGCCCGAGATGGCGAGTGTGTTCCTAGGGGGAGGCACtacaggcgaggaaggcgcccgcagacCAGCCGAAAGAGAAGGGGGGACGCCCAAAGGGAAGGCCGTTAGTGAAGCGCCCGCGGGGAGCTCGGTGGCAGACGCCGTCAGCGCAATGTTCGAGGGCTGGAGAGGGGAGGAGACTGCAGACAAGAAGAAACCAGAAGACACGAAGAGTCCTGCACAGGACAGAGACGGCGACCTGGGCGTCcccgcttctctccgcgACCGGAGCCGCACGCGTCCGACAGCGTTGTCGGACCGACTGCCGCCGGCTCTTCAGGGCTTGCTCTCGCCGCGAACGACGACGGGAGGAGGACGGGACaaaggcagagaagacaggGATCTTGTTGAAGGAGCTGAGCGCAGGACTGCAGACGAGTGGGAAGACGAGCAAGTGGTGACTGTTCATCAGAAAGGTCTCTCCGACTTCCTTGAGCCGGTTCCGGTCTCCCTCTACCCTCTGGCGGGGTCAAAGGCGACTCAGAGAGACAGCCGGCGCACATCTCGACGAGAcgaggagcgagagaaagCCCGAGGCAGGGGGGGTCGGTCGGGGGCGTGCAGCAGGACTAGTGTGGCGTCactctcttcctcgccgaGCAGAAAGCGGTTTTCGTtcggctccgcgtctcccACGAGAACGATGCGAAGTCTCCTCGGCACGACGCGCACTGTCGCAGGCCCAGCAACGCAGGTCGCAagctcgcggagctgcgTGCGAGACCGAGGCGAcacggaggaagcggcgtgGAGCGAGGCTTCAGAGAGaggtgcaggcgcgcgcgaacggTCTAGCATTGGGACGCGCGAGGGCATCGCGGCGTTCTTCGGAGTCGCCGGAcgacgcgagggcgagccgcgcactGCGGCTCGCCGGAAAGAGGGGCGAACGAGTCCCGAGAAGTCCAAGTTGGTTTTACGCCCGCATCTGGGCCCCGTGCAGAAGCCGGACAttccgcggctccgcgcacgcggaagcAAAGACACGCTGCgagacgagcgcgaagaggtCGCGTTTCCTCCCGCATTGTCGCTGCCGTCCAAAGAGCGAGAGCGCTCATACGCGGATAGGAGCGAGCCCGCAGACAGCGTCAGCGCGAAGCTGtggtctgcgtcgtctctcgaCTCGAAGACTGTCGAGCTCATCGCAGGCCGCCTCCCCAAGGCTgagccgctcgcgtcgcggatcgccgagcgccgcattcagcggcggcgggacagCGACGTCTCCAGAGACCGCGTGTCGGTTTCCTACAGCTCGGCGCACTCCGAACTGCTTCTCGAGAGTGAAGGCGGGCGAGGTAGCGGAAGCTCGGCGACGAGCAGGGCTCCGGCCGCTGAGGCTccagcagaagacgcgcggcggctgctgggcGTGAGTGAGGAGCAAACCAAGTTCTCAGGGGCTGCCGGAGAGCTCCACGGTCACCTCATTGCGAAGGAACAGCGCGTTGTCGTGGAGACACACGGCGAACTCGCCCAGGGTTCctgggcagcggcagcggggcTGCGCGTGGTGGGTGTCGGCgttcgcggcttcgcgagcgaggaaagaagagccgaagaggcggacgacggcaTCGAAGTGGCGGAGATAACAGATGACAACGAAAGAGCGAAACCCGTCAGAGCCTCTCACGAGGGGAAGGGCGGAAGCGGACGTATGCcaggcgcctctggcggcggggAGTGGGACGCGGAGGCTCAGCGCGGGCGGTTtcgaagcggagacgagcgagTCGGAGCGGGCATCAAAGAGGAGGGAGCGAAAACGCCGTCCTTTGCGCGTGCGTCCGGATCGGAGGAAGTGGTGCGGGCACTGGACGTCGACGAAGCCAGGGCGCTTCGCCAGAACATGCGCCACGCTCCGTTCAACGAGCAGCGGTGGAGCGGCTCCGTGGAGCAACGAAGACAGGAAGCTGCGAGCTTGGCGGCGACCAGCGGAAGG GgcggctcggcggcctccgagCCAAGGGGAGatcgcgctgcggcgaaggcaggggCGATGCAAGGAGAGACGAAAGCGGTGAGCTTGACCAGGGgagactctctctctcggcctcccgctgcgtctgcctcttcgtcttcgtttccCACGCTCGCTCGCAGTAAAACCCTCGTGCCGAAGGCGAGACCGAAGCGGATGACAACGCTGTCGAAGGACACGAAAGAACTGGCGAGCCAGAAGAGCGGCGAGTCTCTAGCGGCAAAGTTCGTGCTGAAGATCGCACACCCAGATCAAACTTCTGGAGAGAAGCAGGGAACCGTGGAGGAAGGGGAGCGGCTTGACACAGGAAAGGGGCCtcaggagagagacgaggaggtgCAGCCGTCTCGCCCGGGGGTCGACAAAGCAGGTAAAGCGATGGAGTCGCCAAAAGCGCGTGCTGCCAGGGAGACGAAAGATGCGGAGACAACGGCGGGAAACACTGCTGCGACGGGATCCCCGTCCGTGGTTCAACTGAGAGTTATTAGAGcatcctcgtcttcgctgtttGCAGCCCCAGGAGGGAGTGGGGAGTCGGCGCGAGTAACGGCACTTGGAAACATACACGAGGTGGAAGAGGAATGA